A window of the Bdellovibrio sp. ZAP7 genome harbors these coding sequences:
- the ybaK gene encoding Cys-tRNA(Pro) deacylase translates to MSQQEKPPMTLALRELEKHGVELTYHLFTYQEKGGTAHSSKEMGVDEHAVIKTLIMEDEDKAPLIVLMHGDMQVSTKNLARTLGKKSITPCKPEVADRHSGYQVGGTSPFGTKKKMPIYMEESILTLPKIYINGGKRGFLVGMDPKQAEKILTPTLVNVGIKG, encoded by the coding sequence ATGAGCCAACAAGAAAAACCGCCAATGACTTTGGCTTTGCGTGAACTAGAAAAACACGGCGTCGAATTAACCTACCACCTATTCACATACCAAGAAAAAGGCGGCACCGCTCATTCATCGAAAGAAATGGGCGTCGACGAACACGCCGTCATCAAAACCCTGATCATGGAAGACGAAGACAAAGCCCCACTCATCGTCCTCATGCACGGAGACATGCAAGTCTCCACCAAAAACCTTGCAAGAACCTTAGGCAAAAAATCCATCACCCCTTGCAAACCCGAAGTAGCCGACCGCCACTCCGGATACCAAGTCGGCGGCACCTCCCCTTTCGGAACAAAAAAGAAAATGCCCATCTACATGGAAGAATCAATCCTAACGCTCCCAAAAATCTACATCAACGGCGGCAAAAGAGGTTTCCTAGTAGGCATGGATCCCAAACAGGCCGAAAAAATCCTAACCCCCACCCTAGTAAACGTAGGAATCAAAGGCTAA